One stretch of Rhizobium rhizoryzae DNA includes these proteins:
- a CDS encoding CinA family protein — MSQFPTEILTLATKVIELNACRRTRIATAESCTGGLIGAALTEIAGSSAVVDRGFITYSNDAKMDMLGVTAETLQQFGAVSRETALQMAKGALIRSNAHLSVAVTGIAGPGGATPGKPVGLVHLCAVHGDGRLIHREMQYGDIGRTEVRLATVTTALQLLAELSA; from the coding sequence ATGAGCCAGTTTCCAACGGAGATTTTGACCCTTGCAACTAAGGTGATCGAGCTGAATGCTTGCCGCCGGACTAGGATCGCGACCGCCGAGAGCTGCACGGGCGGGCTTATCGGTGCCGCATTAACGGAAATCGCCGGTTCTTCTGCTGTTGTTGATCGGGGGTTCATCACCTACAGCAACGATGCAAAAATGGATATGCTGGGTGTTACAGCAGAGACCTTGCAGCAATTCGGCGCCGTTTCGCGCGAAACCGCCTTGCAGATGGCCAAGGGTGCACTCATCCGTTCCAATGCACATCTGTCCGTTGCCGTAACAGGAATCGCCGGACCGGGTGGGGCCACGCCGGGAAAGCCAGTTGGCTTGGTCCACCTCTGCGCCGTTCATGGGGACGGTCGCCTGATCCACAGGGAAATGCAGTACGGCGATATCGGACGAACAGAAGTGAGACTGGCGACGGTTACGACCGCACTTCAACTGCTTGCGGAATTATCGGCCTGA
- a CDS encoding GlsB/YeaQ/YmgE family stress response membrane protein: protein MEGLGFFGTIIIGGLAGWLAGMLMDLRFGVFMNIVIGVVGAALATAILERAGIWVEPGVWGGLVSGFLGACGLLFVAKLVRR from the coding sequence ATGGAAGGTCTCGGTTTCTTCGGAACCATTATCATTGGCGGTCTGGCCGGCTGGCTGGCGGGCATGTTGATGGATCTGCGCTTCGGCGTATTCATGAATATCGTGATCGGTGTCGTGGGGGCAGCTTTGGCCACCGCGATCCTGGAACGAGCAGGCATCTGGGTTGAACCCGGCGTCTGGGGTGGCCTCGTAAGCGGTTTCCTTGGCGCCTGTGGTCTGCTATTCGTCGCAAAACTCGTGAGACGCTAG
- the eno gene encoding phosphopyruvate hydratase — MTAITDIIAREILDSRGNPTVEVDVHLEDGSMGRAAVPSGASTGAHEAVELRDGGKRYLGKGVEKAVEAVNGEIFDAVGGHDAENQILIDNLMRELDGTPNKSRLGANAILGVSLAVAKAAAEASGLPLFRYVGGPNARLLPVPMMNIINGGAHADNPIDFQEFMIMPVGAENIRDAVRMGSEVFHVLKKELSAQGHNTNVGDEGGFAPGLKSAPEALDFIMRSIEKAGYRPGDDMQLALDCASTEFFKDGKYVMEGEGRTLEPEAMADYLAELAAKYPIISIEDGMAEDDWNGWKYLTDKIGSKVQLVGDDLFVTNSSRLRDGIKMGVANSILVKVNQIGSLTETLDAVETAHKAGYTAVMSHRSGETEDSTIADLAVATNCGQIKTGSLSRSDRIAKYNQLIRIEEMLGPQAAYAGRSILRA; from the coding sequence ATGACAGCTATTACGGACATTATCGCGCGCGAAATTCTCGACAGCCGTGGCAACCCGACCGTTGAAGTTGATGTCCACCTCGAAGACGGCAGCATGGGCCGTGCGGCTGTTCCCTCCGGCGCATCCACGGGTGCACATGAAGCGGTCGAGCTTCGCGACGGTGGCAAGCGTTACCTCGGCAAGGGTGTCGAGAAGGCTGTCGAAGCCGTCAACGGCGAGATTTTTGATGCGGTTGGCGGTCACGACGCTGAAAACCAGATCCTCATCGATAACCTGATGCGTGAGCTCGACGGCACCCCGAACAAGTCTCGCCTCGGTGCGAATGCTATCCTCGGTGTTTCGCTTGCCGTTGCAAAGGCCGCTGCAGAAGCCTCTGGCCTGCCGCTCTTCCGTTATGTGGGTGGCCCGAACGCCCGCCTGCTGCCGGTTCCAATGATGAACATCATCAACGGCGGTGCGCATGCCGACAATCCGATCGATTTCCAGGAATTCATGATCATGCCGGTCGGTGCGGAAAACATCCGCGACGCCGTACGCATGGGCTCCGAAGTCTTCCACGTTCTCAAGAAGGAACTGTCGGCACAGGGCCACAACACCAACGTCGGTGACGAAGGTGGTTTCGCGCCCGGCCTCAAGAGTGCACCAGAAGCGCTCGATTTCATCATGAGGTCGATCGAAAAGGCTGGCTATCGTCCGGGCGACGATATGCAGCTGGCACTCGACTGCGCTTCTACTGAATTCTTCAAGGACGGAAAATACGTCATGGAAGGCGAGGGTCGCACGCTCGAGCCGGAGGCTATGGCTGATTATCTGGCCGAGCTTGCCGCCAAGTATCCGATCATTTCCATTGAAGACGGCATGGCGGAAGACGACTGGAACGGCTGGAAATACCTGACCGACAAGATCGGCAGCAAGGTTCAGCTTGTAGGAGACGATCTGTTCGTCACCAACTCGTCGCGTCTGCGCGACGGCATCAAGATGGGCGTTGCCAATTCAATCCTCGTGAAGGTCAACCAGATCGGCTCACTCACCGAGACTCTGGATGCTGTGGAAACGGCGCATAAGGCTGGCTACACTGCCGTCATGTCACACCGCTCTGGCGAAACCGAGGATTCGACGATTGCCGATCTCGCCGTTGCGACCAACTGCGGACAGATCAAGACGGGTTCGCTCTCACGTTCCGACCGTATTGCTAAGTACAACCAGCTGATTCGTATCGAAGAAATGCTGGGCCCGCAGGCGGCCTACGCAGGTCGTTCGATCCTGCGCGCATAA
- the lipA gene encoding lipoyl synthase encodes MVTILDRMSGDDAKRVRHPEKAHRPDTEVMRKPEWIRVKAPTSKGYQETRELVRSHKLVTVCEEAGCPNIGECWDKKHATFMIMGEICTRACAFCNVATGKPNALDLEEPANVAKAVKQMGLSHVVITSVDRDDLDDGGAEHFEKVIWAIREASPSTTIEILTPDFLKKPGALERVVAAKPDVFNHNLETVPGNYLTVRPGARYFHSIRLLQRVKELDPTMFTKSGIMVGLGEERNEVLQLMDDLRTADVDFLTIGQYLQPTRKHHKVEKFVTPEEFKSYETVAYSKGFLMVSSSPLTRSSHHAGDDFARLREARARKLLAAAE; translated from the coding sequence ATGGTCACTATTCTTGATCGCATGTCCGGTGATGATGCCAAGCGCGTTCGCCATCCGGAGAAGGCGCATCGCCCGGATACCGAGGTCATGCGCAAGCCCGAATGGATCCGCGTGAAGGCGCCCACGTCCAAGGGCTATCAGGAAACGCGGGAGCTTGTGCGTAGCCACAAACTGGTGACTGTGTGCGAAGAGGCAGGTTGTCCCAATATCGGCGAGTGCTGGGACAAGAAGCATGCCACCTTCATGATCATGGGTGAGATCTGCACGCGCGCCTGTGCCTTCTGCAACGTGGCGACCGGCAAGCCGAATGCTCTTGACCTCGAAGAGCCTGCCAATGTCGCCAAGGCCGTCAAGCAGATGGGGCTCAGCCACGTGGTGATCACCTCTGTGGATCGTGACGATCTGGATGATGGTGGCGCCGAGCATTTTGAAAAGGTCATCTGGGCCATCCGCGAGGCTTCCCCTTCGACGACGATCGAAATCCTGACACCTGACTTCCTGAAGAAGCCGGGGGCTTTGGAACGTGTTGTGGCTGCCAAGCCGGACGTCTTCAACCATAACCTTGAAACGGTTCCGGGCAACTATCTGACGGTACGCCCTGGTGCGCGCTATTTTCACTCCATCCGCCTTTTACAGCGCGTGAAGGAGCTTGATCCGACCATGTTCACCAAATCCGGTATCATGGTTGGGCTGGGCGAGGAGCGGAACGAAGTCTTGCAGTTGATGGATGATCTGCGTACGGCAGATGTCGATTTCCTGACGATCGGCCAATATTTGCAGCCGACGCGCAAGCATCACAAGGTCGAGAAGTTTGTCACGCCGGAAGAATTCAAGTCCTATGAGACTGTTGCCTACTCCAAGGGCTTCCTGATGGTTTCCTCCAGCCCCCTGACGCGCTCTTCGCATCACGCTGGTGATGACTTCGCGCGTCTCCGGGAAGCTCGTGCGCGGAAACTCCTCGCTGCTGCGGAGTAG
- the pdhA gene encoding pyruvate dehydrogenase (acetyl-transferring) E1 component subunit alpha, translating to MAPKQSASAPVRKAAAKPAKKDFNGGTIAEFNKNDELSAYREMLLIRRFEEKAGQLYGMGFIGGFCHLYIGQEAVVIGMQMAMKEGDQVITGYRDHGHMLATGMTARGVMAELTGRRGGYSKGKGGSMHMFSKEKHFYGGHGIVGAQVSLGTGLGFANKYRGNDNVSIAYFGDGAANQGQVYESFNMANLWKLPVIYVIENNRYAMGTSVARASAQTDFSQRGASFGIPGYQVDGMDVRAVKAAADEAMEHCRSGKGPIILEMLTYRYRGHSMSDPAKYRSKDEVQKMRSEHDPIEQVRARLLEKGWATEDELKAIDKDVRDIVADSADFAQSDPEPDVSELYTDILL from the coding sequence ATGGCGCCGAAGCAATCCGCGTCCGCACCCGTCCGTAAGGCGGCTGCGAAGCCTGCAAAGAAAGACTTCAACGGCGGAACCATTGCCGAATTCAACAAGAATGACGAGCTGAGCGCCTATCGCGAGATGCTGCTCATCCGCCGCTTTGAGGAAAAGGCCGGCCAGCTTTATGGCATGGGCTTCATCGGCGGTTTCTGTCACCTTTACATCGGCCAGGAAGCTGTCGTCATCGGCATGCAGATGGCGATGAAGGAAGGTGACCAGGTCATCACCGGTTACCGCGATCATGGTCACATGCTGGCGACTGGCATGACGGCCCGCGGTGTCATGGCAGAGTTGACGGGGCGTCGGGGCGGCTATTCCAAGGGGAAGGGCGGCTCCATGCACATGTTCTCCAAGGAAAAGCATTTCTATGGTGGCCACGGCATCGTCGGTGCGCAGGTCTCGCTCGGTACAGGTCTTGGCTTTGCCAACAAGTATCGCGGCAATGACAACGTTTCGATCGCCTATTTCGGTGATGGCGCTGCCAACCAGGGTCAGGTCTATGAAAGCTTCAACATGGCCAACCTGTGGAAGCTGCCGGTCATCTACGTGATCGAGAACAACCGCTACGCCATGGGCACCTCGGTCGCGCGCGCTTCCGCGCAGACGGACTTCTCCCAGCGTGGTGCGTCCTTCGGCATTCCCGGTTATCAGGTCGATGGCATGGATGTTCGCGCCGTCAAGGCTGCGGCCGACGAGGCGATGGAACATTGCCGCTCTGGCAAGGGCCCAATCATCCTCGAAATGCTGACATACCGCTACCGCGGCCACTCGATGTCGGACCCGGCGAAGTATCGTTCGAAGGACGAAGTCCAGAAGATGCGCTCCGAGCACGATCCGATCGAGCAGGTACGCGCGCGCCTGCTCGAAAAGGGCTGGGCGACCGAAGATGAGCTGAAGGCGATCGACAAGGACGTCCGTGATATCGTCGCAGACAGCGCCGATTTCGCACAGAGCGATCCGGAGCCGGATGTATCCGAGCTCTACACCGACATTCTGCTCTAA
- a CDS encoding SGNH/GDSL hydrolase family protein produces MKSVLAFGDSLTWGYDPVNLGRHAYEDRWTSVLQKSLGHGVRVIAEGLNGRTTAYDDHLADCERNGAKLLPSLLETHKPVDLVVIMLGTNDMKRGIAGSANLAASGMKRLVDLVRHHVWGFDYDAPDILLVSPPKTCETANAHFAAMFRGSLDESAMLATLYRDLADETGCGFFDAGSVAVTTPLDGIHLDAENTRAIGRGIEPVVRVMLGL; encoded by the coding sequence ATGAAATCCGTTCTCGCATTTGGCGATAGCCTGACATGGGGATACGACCCGGTAAACCTGGGTCGTCATGCCTATGAGGATCGTTGGACAAGCGTATTGCAGAAATCGCTTGGACATGGTGTCCGGGTCATTGCTGAAGGCTTGAATGGCCGGACCACCGCCTATGATGATCATTTGGCCGACTGCGAGAGAAACGGGGCGAAGCTGCTCCCGAGCCTTCTCGAAACGCACAAACCGGTCGATCTCGTGGTGATCATGCTCGGCACAAACGACATGAAGCGAGGCATCGCGGGCTCTGCCAATCTGGCGGCCAGCGGTATGAAGCGTCTCGTTGATCTCGTTCGCCATCATGTCTGGGGCTTCGATTATGACGCCCCGGATATTCTGTTGGTTTCGCCGCCGAAGACCTGCGAGACAGCGAATGCCCATTTTGCGGCCATGTTTCGTGGCTCGCTCGATGAGTCGGCGATGCTGGCGACTTTGTATCGAGACCTGGCGGATGAGACAGGCTGCGGTTTCTTCGACGCGGGCTCTGTTGCTGTTACGACGCCGCTGGATGGTATCCATCTGGATGCCGAGAATACGCGTGCTATCGGTCGAGGTATCGAGCCGGTCGTGCGTGTGATGCTTGGGCTGTGA
- a CDS encoding type II toxin-antitoxin system RatA family toxin → MPKFENHRPVRHSPENMFALVADVEKYPQFLPLCEALSVRSRKERDGKTLLIADMTVGYKAIRETFTTQVLLNPADLVIDVKYIEGPFKYLDNQWRFRASPEGCIVDFLIDYEFKSRILGAVMGSMFDRAFRMFAEAFEARADKVYQADNSASS, encoded by the coding sequence ATGCCCAAGTTTGAAAACCATCGCCCCGTACGCCATTCTCCCGAGAACATGTTCGCGCTCGTCGCAGACGTTGAGAAGTATCCGCAGTTTCTTCCACTCTGCGAAGCCTTGTCGGTGCGTTCGCGCAAGGAGCGCGATGGTAAGACATTGCTGATTGCTGATATGACCGTTGGCTATAAGGCGATCCGCGAAACCTTCACCACCCAGGTGCTACTCAATCCAGCCGACCTCGTGATCGATGTGAAATACATCGAAGGTCCGTTCAAGTATCTGGACAATCAATGGCGTTTCCGGGCATCGCCGGAGGGCTGCATCGTAGACTTCCTGATCGACTACGAGTTCAAGAGCAGGATTCTCGGCGCTGTTATGGGCTCCATGTTTGATCGCGCATTCCGCATGTTTGCTGAAGCGTTCGAAGCGCGTGCTGACAAGGTGTATCAGGCCGATAATTCCGCAAGCAGTTGA
- the lpdA gene encoding dihydrolipoyl dehydrogenase: MAQSYDVIIIGSGPGGYVTAIRSAQLGLKTAIVEREHLGGICLNWGCIPTKALLRSAEILDHANHAKSYGLTLNGTMTADVKDVVARSRGVSARLNGGVAFLMKKNKIDVIWGEAKLTKPGEIVVGAPSKPAVQPQNPVPKGVLGEGTYTAKHIIVATGARPRALPGIEPDGKLIWTYFEAMKPDFMPKSIVVMGSGAIGIEFASFYRSMGVDVTVVELMANIMPVEDAEISTFARKQLEKRGLKIITEAKVSKVDKGANSITAHVETKDGKVQQITADRLISAVGVQGNIENLGLEALGVKTDRGCIVIDGYGKTNIPGLYAIGDVAGPPMLAHKAEHEGVICIEKIAGVPGVHPMDKAKIPGCTYCNPQVASVGLTEAKAKEQGRDIRVGRYSFAANGKAIALGEDQGMIKTIFDKKTGELLGAHMVGAEVTELIQGFVVAMNLETTEEELMHTIFPHPTLSEMMKESVLDAYGKVLNA; the protein is encoded by the coding sequence ATGGCTCAATCCTATGACGTGATCATTATCGGCTCCGGCCCCGGCGGCTATGTAACGGCCATTCGATCTGCCCAACTCGGTTTGAAGACGGCGATCGTCGAGCGCGAGCACCTGGGTGGTATCTGCCTGAACTGGGGCTGCATTCCGACGAAGGCGTTGCTGAGATCTGCTGAAATCCTCGATCACGCCAATCATGCAAAGTCCTATGGTTTGACGCTCAACGGCACCATGACGGCCGATGTCAAGGATGTGGTTGCACGTTCGCGTGGCGTTTCCGCCCGTCTGAACGGCGGCGTCGCGTTCCTGATGAAGAAGAACAAGATCGATGTGATCTGGGGTGAAGCGAAGCTCACCAAGCCGGGCGAAATTGTCGTCGGTGCGCCGTCCAAGCCCGCCGTTCAGCCGCAGAATCCGGTTCCCAAGGGTGTGTTGGGTGAAGGTACGTACACCGCGAAGCATATTATCGTCGCTACGGGTGCACGTCCTCGCGCACTGCCGGGTATCGAGCCGGACGGCAAATTGATCTGGACCTATTTCGAAGCCATGAAGCCTGATTTCATGCCGAAGTCGATCGTTGTCATGGGCTCCGGCGCCATCGGTATCGAGTTTGCATCTTTCTATCGTTCCATGGGCGTGGACGTCACCGTCGTCGAGCTGATGGCAAACATCATGCCGGTCGAAGATGCCGAGATTTCTACATTCGCGCGCAAGCAGCTCGAGAAGCGCGGTCTCAAGATCATCACGGAAGCCAAGGTCTCCAAGGTCGATAAGGGTGCCAATTCCATTACGGCTCATGTCGAGACCAAGGATGGCAAAGTTCAACAGATCACTGCAGATCGCCTGATCTCTGCGGTCGGCGTGCAGGGCAATATCGAGAATCTCGGCCTCGAAGCGCTGGGCGTGAAAACCGATCGTGGCTGTATCGTGATTGATGGCTACGGCAAGACGAACATTCCGGGCCTCTACGCAATCGGCGATGTGGCCGGTCCTCCGATGCTGGCTCACAAGGCCGAGCATGAAGGTGTCATCTGCATCGAAAAGATCGCCGGTGTTCCGGGCGTTCACCCAATGGACAAGGCCAAGATTCCGGGTTGCACCTACTGTAACCCGCAAGTTGCTTCCGTCGGTCTCACAGAGGCCAAAGCGAAGGAACAAGGCCGCGATATTCGTGTTGGCCGTTACTCCTTTGCGGCAAACGGAAAGGCCATCGCTCTCGGTGAAGATCAGGGAATGATCAAGACCATCTTCGACAAGAAGACGGGTGAGCTTCTGGGCGCACATATGGTGGGTGCGGAAGTCACCGAGCTCATCCAGGGTTTCGTTGTCGCCATGAACCTGGAGACGACCGAAGAAGAGCTGATGCACACGATTTTCCCGCATCCGACACTCTCGGAAATGATGAAGGAAAGCGTTCTCGACGCCTATGGCAAAGTCCTGAATGCCTGA
- a CDS encoding YdcH family protein, with protein sequence MTHTPHQLAEEFPEHLGKMRHLRETDGHFHRISKEYDEVNHRIHLGETNIEPCDDFHMADLRKRRMTLKDEISGMLTRAEPLASEEA encoded by the coding sequence ATGACACATACGCCACATCAGCTTGCAGAAGAATTTCCGGAGCATCTGGGCAAGATGCGCCACCTGCGAGAAACAGACGGCCATTTTCACCGGATTTCGAAGGAATACGACGAGGTCAATCATCGAATTCATTTGGGTGAGACAAACATCGAGCCCTGCGATGATTTCCACATGGCGGATCTGCGGAAGCGCCGGATGACCCTGAAGGATGAAATAAGCGGGATGTTGACGCGGGCGGAGCCGCTGGCCTCAGAAGAGGCCTGA
- a CDS encoding FtsB family cell division protein codes for MWTKHHKERKLGRLVLPAITIAFVSYFSYHSIHGDLGLIATEKFERTRVERAVALEKLVAKREALERQVRLLSDGSLEKDMLDEIARYQLNVSRKDEITVFRSYF; via the coding sequence ATGTGGACCAAGCATCATAAAGAGCGAAAACTGGGGCGTTTGGTCCTTCCCGCTATTACCATCGCCTTCGTCTCCTATTTCAGTTATCATTCCATTCATGGTGATCTTGGACTGATCGCCACGGAGAAATTCGAGCGTACTCGGGTGGAGAGAGCTGTTGCGCTTGAAAAGCTGGTAGCAAAGCGGGAGGCTTTGGAACGGCAGGTTCGCCTGTTGAGCGACGGTTCGCTGGAAAAAGACATGCTGGACGAAATTGCGCGATACCAGCTCAATGTTTCTCGCAAAGACGAGATCACCGTTTTTCGCAGCTATTTCTGA
- a CDS encoding pyruvate dehydrogenase complex dihydrolipoamide acetyltransferase: MPINITMPALSPTMEEGNLAKWLVKEGDKIKSGDVIAEIETDKATMEVEAVDEGVVAKIVVPAGTEGVKVNALIAILAEEGEDVSAAASGSASAAPAAKAEAAPAPKAEAAPAAAPAPKAEAASAPASSGDRVFSSPLARRLAKEAGLDLAKVSGSGPKGRVVKSDVEKAVAGGSAKAAPAAAPAPAAAPAPSKGTSEEAVLKLFEQGSYELVPHDGMRKTIAKRLQESKQTIPHFYVSVDCELDALLALRAQLNAAAPEKDGKPVYKLSVNDMVIKALALALRDVPDANVSWTDSAMVKHKHSDVGVAVSIPGGLITPIIRKAETKSLSAISNEMKDYGKRAKERKLKPEEYQGGTTAVSNMGMMGVKNFAAVVNPPHATILAVGAGEERVVVKKGEMKVANVMTVTLSTDHRAVDGALGAELIGAFKRYIENPMGMLV; encoded by the coding sequence ATGCCGATCAATATCACGATGCCTGCCCTCTCTCCCACCATGGAAGAGGGCAACCTCGCCAAGTGGCTTGTGAAGGAAGGCGACAAGATCAAGTCTGGCGATGTCATCGCGGAGATCGAAACCGACAAGGCGACCATGGAAGTGGAAGCCGTCGATGAGGGCGTGGTCGCCAAGATCGTCGTACCTGCTGGCACGGAAGGCGTGAAGGTCAATGCCCTGATCGCAATCCTTGCTGAGGAAGGTGAGGATGTTTCCGCCGCTGCATCTGGTAGCGCTTCTGCTGCTCCAGCTGCCAAGGCGGAAGCTGCGCCTGCTCCGAAGGCAGAGGCGGCACCTGCTGCCGCCCCGGCGCCAAAGGCTGAGGCCGCATCGGCTCCTGCGTCTTCCGGCGATCGGGTATTCTCTTCCCCGCTTGCACGACGTCTGGCCAAGGAAGCTGGTCTCGATCTTGCCAAGGTTTCCGGATCGGGTCCGAAGGGCCGCGTCGTGAAGTCGGATGTCGAAAAGGCTGTTGCCGGCGGTTCTGCCAAGGCTGCACCAGCTGCAGCTCCTGCACCTGCCGCAGCGCCTGCTCCGTCCAAGGGCACATCGGAAGAAGCCGTGCTCAAGCTGTTCGAACAGGGCTCTTACGAACTCGTGCCGCATGACGGCATGCGCAAGACGATTGCCAAGCGCCTTCAGGAGTCGAAGCAGACGATCCCACATTTCTACGTCTCCGTGGATTGCGAACTCGATGCTCTCCTCGCTCTGCGTGCACAGCTCAATGCTGCCGCACCTGAGAAGGATGGCAAGCCGGTCTACAAGCTCTCGGTCAACGACATGGTGATCAAGGCGCTTGCACTGGCTCTGCGTGATGTGCCGGATGCCAACGTCTCCTGGACGGATAGCGCCATGGTCAAGCACAAGCATTCGGATGTTGGCGTTGCCGTTTCCATTCCGGGTGGTTTGATCACGCCGATCATTCGTAAGGCTGAAACCAAGAGCCTGTCCGCGATCTCGAACGAGATGAAGGACTATGGCAAGCGCGCCAAGGAGCGGAAGCTGAAGCCCGAGGAATATCAGGGTGGTACGACCGCGGTTTCCAATATGGGCATGATGGGCGTGAAGAACTTCGCCGCTGTCGTCAACCCACCACATGCGACCATTTTGGCGGTTGGTGCGGGTGAAGAGCGTGTCGTCGTTAAAAAGGGCGAGATGAAGGTTGCAAACGTCATGACCGTGACGCTTTCAACCGACCACCGTGCGGTCGATGGAGCACTGGGTGCCGAGTTGATCGGTGCGTTCAAGCGTTACATCGAGAACCCAATGGGCATGCTGGTTTAA
- a CDS encoding pyruvate dehydrogenase complex E1 component subunit beta, translating into MPINILMPALSPTMEEGTLSKWLKNEGDKVTSGDVIAEIETDKATMEVEAVDEGVIGKLLIAAGTENVKVNTPIAVLLQDGESADAVAAAPKADADTPAATSDASGGKARESADEPTAAADSKVPAQPKVDVAADPDIPAGTEMVSTTVREALRDAMAEEMRRDPDVFVMGEEVAEYQGAYKVTQGLLQEFGANRVIDTPITEHGFAGVGVGAAMAGLKPIVEFMTFNFAMQAIDQIINSAAKTLYMSGGQMGAPMVFRGPNGAAARVAAQHSQDYAAWYSHIPGLKVVVPYTAADAKGLLKAAIRDPNPVIFLENEILYGQSFDVPKLDDFVLPIGKARIHRKGKDVTLVSWGIGMTYAVKAVAELEKAGIDVELIDLRTIRPMDLPTVIESVKKTGRLVTIEEGFPQSSVGDFIANSVQREAFDYLDAPVLTIAGKDVPMPYAANLEKLALPNVGEVVQAVKAVCYK; encoded by the coding sequence ATGCCTATCAATATCCTTATGCCCGCCCTCTCTCCGACCATGGAAGAAGGCACTCTGTCGAAGTGGCTCAAGAACGAAGGTGACAAGGTCACCTCGGGTGATGTGATTGCCGAGATCGAGACCGACAAGGCGACCATGGAAGTTGAAGCTGTCGACGAGGGCGTCATCGGCAAGTTGCTGATTGCTGCCGGTACCGAAAACGTGAAAGTCAACACGCCAATCGCGGTTCTTCTGCAAGACGGCGAAAGTGCCGATGCCGTGGCTGCTGCGCCGAAGGCTGACGCCGATACGCCTGCTGCAACCTCTGATGCATCGGGTGGCAAAGCGCGCGAAAGTGCGGATGAGCCTACCGCTGCTGCTGACAGCAAGGTTCCTGCCCAGCCGAAGGTTGATGTCGCCGCTGATCCCGATATCCCAGCTGGGACGGAAATGGTGTCGACCACCGTTCGCGAAGCTCTCCGCGATGCCATGGCAGAAGAAATGCGCCGGGATCCCGACGTATTCGTCATGGGCGAAGAGGTTGCCGAATATCAGGGTGCCTATAAGGTCACCCAGGGTCTGCTTCAGGAGTTCGGCGCAAACCGCGTTATTGATACTCCGATCACCGAGCATGGCTTTGCTGGCGTTGGCGTTGGTGCGGCAATGGCTGGTCTGAAGCCGATCGTTGAGTTCATGACCTTCAATTTCGCCATGCAGGCGATTGACCAGATCATCAACTCCGCTGCGAAGACGCTCTATATGTCCGGTGGCCAGATGGGTGCGCCGATGGTGTTCCGCGGCCCCAACGGTGCTGCTGCCCGCGTCGCCGCCCAGCACAGCCAGGATTATGCCGCTTGGTATAGCCACATTCCGGGCCTCAAGGTCGTCGTTCCCTATACGGCTGCTGATGCGAAGGGTCTTCTGAAGGCCGCGATTCGTGACCCGAATCCGGTGATCTTCCTGGAAAACGAAATCCTGTACGGCCAGTCTTTCGACGTGCCGAAGCTGGATGATTTCGTCCTGCCGATCGGCAAGGCGCGCATTCATCGCAAGGGCAAGGATGTGACGCTGGTTTCCTGGGGCATTGGTATGACCTATGCGGTCAAGGCTGTTGCTGAACTGGAGAAGGCTGGTATCGATGTCGAATTGATCGATCTGCGGACAATTCGTCCGATGGACCTGCCGACCGTCATCGAATCCGTCAAGAAGACCGGTCGTCTTGTCACGATCGAGGAAGGCTTCCCGCAGTCGTCCGTCGGTGACTTCATTGCCAACTCGGTTCAGCGCGAAGCTTTCGATTACCTCGATGCTCCGGTCCTGACGATTGCTGGCAAGGACGTGCCGATGCCTTACGCGGCCAACCTCGAAAAGCTCGCTCTGCCGAACGTCGGCGAAGTGGTTCAGGCCGTCAAAGCTGTTTGCTACAAGTAA